One region of Triticum aestivum cultivar Chinese Spring chromosome 6B, IWGSC CS RefSeq v2.1, whole genome shotgun sequence genomic DNA includes:
- the LOC123134447 gene encoding nucleotide-sugar uncharacterized transporter 2 isoform X1, which produces MMKLRWWRVDASEVAAVTAMGVWEAVLAGGGRRFIKRKDSDAGETGRALEELRSSLYNEMHSSEGAKRQQQRFCGPSVALTFNFAVAVGIIVANKMVMGSVGFKYPIALSLIHYAVALVLMAILKALSLLPVAPPSKSTPFSSLFALGAVMSLSTGLANVSLKHNSVGFYQMAKIAVTPTIVAAEFMLFKKKVSCQKVITLATVSIGVAVATVTDLEFNFFGACVALAWIVPSAVNKILWSNLQQTGNWTALALMWKTTPVTIFFLLALMPLLDPPGLLLFNWNFRNSCAIVISALFGFLLQWSGALALGATSALSHVVLGQFKTIVIMLSGYLIFRSDPGVTSICGAVVALGGMSFYTYLGLKKESAAPSGKKPPSRSNSFMGKPAGDGGSSDYEDSV; this is translated from the exons ATGATGAAGCTGCGGTGGTGGCGGGTCGACGCGTCGGAGGTGGCCGCCGTCACGGCCATGGGCGTCTGGGAGGCCGTCCTGGCCGGCGGCGGCAGGCGCTTCATCAAGCGCAAGGACAGCGACGCCGGCGAGACCG GTCGGGCGCTGGAGGAGCTGCGGAGCTCCCTGTACAACGAGATGCACAGCTCGGAAGGGGCCAAACGCCAGCAGCAGCGGTTCTGCGGCCCGTCCGTCGCGCTCACCTTCAACTTCGCCGTCGCCGTTGGGATCATCGTGGCCAACAAAATG GTGATGGGGAGTGTCGGGTTTAAGTACCCGATTGCGCTGTCACTGATCCACTACGCGGTGGCGTTGGTTCTCATGGCGATCCTCAAGGCCCTGTCCCTGCTGCCGGTTGCGCCGCCTTCCAAGTCGACGCCCTTCTCCTCTCTGTTCGCTCTGGGCGCCGTGATGTCTCTCTCCACCGGGCTTGCGAACGTGAGCTTGAAACACAATAG TGTAGGTTTCTACCAAATGGCTAAGATTGCCGTGACTCCGACAATCGTCGCAGCGGAGTTCATGCTTTTTAAGAAGAAGGTTTCCTGCCAGAAG GTCATCACACTAGCAACTGTGTCAATCGGAGTGGCTGTGGCCACCGTCACAGACCTAGAGTTCAACTTCTTCGGCGCCTGCGTAGCATTGGCCTGGATCGTCCCTAGCGCGGTAAACAAGATCCTGTGGTCGAATCTGCAGCAAACCGGAAACTGGACCGCCCTCGC GCTGATGTGGAAGACGACCCCCGTCACCATATTCTTCTTGCTGGCGCTGATGCCTCTCCTGGATCCACCGGGCCTGCTGCTGTTCAATTGGAATTTCAGAAATAGTTGTGCCATTGTCATCTCTGCTCtgttcggcttcctcctccagtgGTCCGGCGCTTTGGCCCTTGG CGCGACCTCGGCGCTGTCGCACGTGGTGCTGGGGCAGTTCAAGACCATCGTCATCATGCTCTCCGGCTACCTCATCTTCCGCTCGGACCCCGGGGTCACCAGCATCTGCGGCGCCGTCGTGGCCCTCGGCGGCATGTCCTTCTACACTTACCTGGGCCTCAAGAAGGAGTCGGCGGCGCCCAGCGGAAAGAAGCCGCCGTCGAGATCCAACTCCTTCATGGGCAAGCCCGCTGGCGATGGAGGCAGCTCGGACTACGAGGACTCCGTGTGA
- the LOC123134447 gene encoding nucleotide-sugar uncharacterized transporter 2 isoform X2 — MHSSEGAKRQQQRFCGPSVALTFNFAVAVGIIVANKMVMGSVGFKYPIALSLIHYAVALVLMAILKALSLLPVAPPSKSTPFSSLFALGAVMSLSTGLANVSLKHNSVGFYQMAKIAVTPTIVAAEFMLFKKKVSCQKVITLATVSIGVAVATVTDLEFNFFGACVALAWIVPSAVNKILWSNLQQTGNWTALALMWKTTPVTIFFLLALMPLLDPPGLLLFNWNFRNSCAIVISALFGFLLQWSGALALGATSALSHVVLGQFKTIVIMLSGYLIFRSDPGVTSICGAVVALGGMSFYTYLGLKKESAAPSGKKPPSRSNSFMGKPAGDGGSSDYEDSV; from the exons ATGCACAGCTCGGAAGGGGCCAAACGCCAGCAGCAGCGGTTCTGCGGCCCGTCCGTCGCGCTCACCTTCAACTTCGCCGTCGCCGTTGGGATCATCGTGGCCAACAAAATG GTGATGGGGAGTGTCGGGTTTAAGTACCCGATTGCGCTGTCACTGATCCACTACGCGGTGGCGTTGGTTCTCATGGCGATCCTCAAGGCCCTGTCCCTGCTGCCGGTTGCGCCGCCTTCCAAGTCGACGCCCTTCTCCTCTCTGTTCGCTCTGGGCGCCGTGATGTCTCTCTCCACCGGGCTTGCGAACGTGAGCTTGAAACACAATAG TGTAGGTTTCTACCAAATGGCTAAGATTGCCGTGACTCCGACAATCGTCGCAGCGGAGTTCATGCTTTTTAAGAAGAAGGTTTCCTGCCAGAAG GTCATCACACTAGCAACTGTGTCAATCGGAGTGGCTGTGGCCACCGTCACAGACCTAGAGTTCAACTTCTTCGGCGCCTGCGTAGCATTGGCCTGGATCGTCCCTAGCGCGGTAAACAAGATCCTGTGGTCGAATCTGCAGCAAACCGGAAACTGGACCGCCCTCGC GCTGATGTGGAAGACGACCCCCGTCACCATATTCTTCTTGCTGGCGCTGATGCCTCTCCTGGATCCACCGGGCCTGCTGCTGTTCAATTGGAATTTCAGAAATAGTTGTGCCATTGTCATCTCTGCTCtgttcggcttcctcctccagtgGTCCGGCGCTTTGGCCCTTGG CGCGACCTCGGCGCTGTCGCACGTGGTGCTGGGGCAGTTCAAGACCATCGTCATCATGCTCTCCGGCTACCTCATCTTCCGCTCGGACCCCGGGGTCACCAGCATCTGCGGCGCCGTCGTGGCCCTCGGCGGCATGTCCTTCTACACTTACCTGGGCCTCAAGAAGGAGTCGGCGGCGCCCAGCGGAAAGAAGCCGCCGTCGAGATCCAACTCCTTCATGGGCAAGCCCGCTGGCGATGGAGGCAGCTCGGACTACGAGGACTCCGTGTGA